One genomic segment of Streptomyces sp. RKND-216 includes these proteins:
- a CDS encoding DUF1697 domain-containing protein: protein MTTGTMYVALLRGINVGGRRKVPMAELRELIDGLGWTGVRTHLQSGNAVFTVPPEGGGPPPRERLERAIADRFGFDVPCLLRTGRELRDVVAACPFPAADLDPSKLLVLFAEETPAAGHFAGVDAAAYAPDEFRHIGRAVYCWFPDGMGRSRLPAALEAVRPKLTVTGRNWRTVTKLVAMTEQPA, encoded by the coding sequence ATGACGACGGGGACGATGTACGTCGCGCTGCTGCGCGGCATCAACGTGGGCGGGCGCCGCAAGGTGCCCATGGCCGAACTGCGGGAGCTGATCGACGGGCTGGGCTGGACGGGCGTGCGCACCCACCTGCAGAGCGGCAACGCGGTGTTCACTGTGCCGCCGGAGGGGGGCGGCCCGCCGCCCCGGGAGCGGCTGGAGCGGGCGATCGCAGACCGCTTCGGCTTCGACGTGCCGTGCCTGCTGCGGACCGGCCGGGAGCTGCGGGACGTCGTCGCCGCCTGCCCGTTTCCCGCCGCCGACCTGGACCCGTCGAAGCTGCTGGTGCTGTTCGCCGAGGAGACACCGGCGGCCGGCCACTTCGCCGGCGTCGACGCGGCGGCCTACGCCCCGGACGAGTTCCGGCACATCGGCAGGGCGGTCTACTGCTGGTTCCCGGACGGCATGGGCCGCAGCAGGCTTCCCGCCGCGCTGGAGGCCGTACGGCCGAAGCTCACCGTCACCGGGCGGAACTGGCGCACCGTCACCAAGCTGGTCGCAATGACGGAACAGCCCGCCTGA
- a CDS encoding acyltransferase family protein: MEGTRTPFFDNAKYLAIVLVACAHFWEPYRADSRTALALYLFVYAFHMPAFIVVSGYFSRSFTLGPRRVRRLIAGLLVPYLLFEIAYTLFRRWAEPDPGYPVNPVDPLFLNWFLLALFLWRLTAPLWRAVRWPLPLAVALSVLSTVTPGVGPDLDLQRVLQFLPFFVLGMLLEPRHFALLRDRRVRWAALPVAAGALVFAYWAAPRMSHVWLYHRQSAQDLGVPAPAGAAMALALFGCSLLLTACFLAWVPSRHTWYTALGTGTLYGYLLHGFLVKGSVYWGWYGPPWVGSPAGMVAVTLAAAVLVTLLCTHPVRRVFRFAVEPRLDWLFRDDPRGRGERTAPAGREPADRPEAEPLSVPEHKVRS, translated from the coding sequence ATGGAGGGAACACGCACGCCGTTCTTCGACAACGCGAAGTACCTGGCGATCGTGCTGGTGGCCTGCGCCCACTTCTGGGAGCCGTACCGGGCGGACAGCCGTACCGCGCTGGCGCTGTACCTGTTCGTCTACGCCTTTCACATGCCGGCATTCATCGTCGTCTCGGGGTACTTCAGCCGGAGCTTCACGCTCGGCCCGCGCCGGGTGCGGCGGCTGATCGCCGGCCTGCTGGTGCCGTACCTGCTCTTCGAGATCGCCTACACCCTGTTCCGGCGGTGGGCGGAGCCGGACCCCGGCTATCCGGTCAACCCGGTCGACCCGCTGTTCCTCAACTGGTTCCTGCTCGCGCTGTTCCTGTGGCGCCTCACCGCGCCGCTCTGGCGGGCGGTGCGGTGGCCGCTGCCCCTCGCGGTGGCGCTGTCCGTGCTGAGCACGGTCACCCCGGGCGTCGGGCCGGACCTGGACCTGCAGCGGGTGCTGCAGTTCCTGCCGTTCTTCGTGCTCGGCATGCTCCTGGAGCCGCGCCACTTCGCACTGCTGCGCGACCGGCGGGTCCGCTGGGCGGCACTGCCGGTCGCGGCCGGCGCGCTGGTCTTCGCCTACTGGGCGGCTCCGCGGATGAGCCACGTCTGGCTCTACCACCGCCAGAGCGCGCAGGACCTCGGCGTCCCCGCCCCGGCCGGGGCCGCCATGGCGCTGGCCCTGTTCGGCTGCTCGCTGCTCCTCACCGCCTGCTTCCTGGCCTGGGTGCCGAGCCGGCACACCTGGTACACCGCGCTCGGCACCGGCACGCTGTACGGCTACCTGCTGCACGGCTTCCTGGTGAAGGGGTCGGTCTACTGGGGCTGGTACGGGCCTCCGTGGGTGGGCAGCCCGGCCGGCATGGTCGCCGTGACCCTGGCGGCCGCCGTGCTGGTGACGCTGCTGTGCACCCATCCGGTGCGGCGGGTCTTCCGGTTCGCTGTGGAGCCGCGGCTGGACTGGCTGTTCCGCGACGACCCCAGGGGCCGGGGCGAGCGCACCGCCCCCGCCGGGCGGGAGCCCGCCGACCGACCGGAGGCGGAGCCGTTGTCGGTGCCAGAGCATAAGGTGCGGTCATGA
- a CDS encoding SAV2148 family HEPN domain-containing protein yields the protein MGSGGLELPPGESGQGGETAVPSGAVSLARPMEIGADLDWGDEAWAEVRRRAQRAGRAYIWLNLVEQRLRAVVAAVLRPVYEPVHGDEWVIAAAGPAGQEWVQRAVAVREVSRRKGYLLDPADDTILSFLTLPQLRELMVQHWPCFEPYFDDRREVELALDELEVARSAVARNRALSETVLAQAERMSARLLELLGTSRGAPPSADRLPVDAVEDLVGDRFADVVGVHPDRVRLQRQLPAEDLFGGARRLDAIGIGLNLLVQNYSGRRLVRLAESGCRVRLLFLNPASSAVRRRERELGLKKGELSRTVEMNILHMRRVRSRLRDPGAFEIHVFDETPRFTAYLVDGDGPDGLAVVQSYLRRVRGMEAPVLVLRGGRRDLVQGGSTGADAGEHGLFGTYREEFESVWTDSRPVS from the coding sequence GTGGGGTCGGGAGGGCTTGAGCTCCCCCCGGGTGAGAGCGGGCAGGGCGGCGAGACCGCCGTACCCTCCGGCGCGGTGTCGCTGGCCAGGCCCATGGAGATCGGTGCCGACCTCGACTGGGGCGACGAGGCCTGGGCCGAGGTGAGGCGCCGCGCCCAGCGGGCGGGACGCGCCTACATCTGGCTCAACCTGGTCGAACAGCGGCTGCGGGCCGTCGTCGCCGCCGTGCTCCGCCCGGTGTACGAGCCGGTGCACGGCGACGAGTGGGTGATCGCCGCCGCGGGGCCGGCCGGCCAGGAATGGGTCCAGCGCGCGGTGGCCGTGCGCGAGGTCAGCCGTCGCAAGGGATACCTGCTCGACCCGGCCGACGACACCATCCTGTCCTTCCTCACCCTGCCGCAGCTGCGCGAGCTGATGGTTCAGCACTGGCCGTGCTTCGAGCCGTACTTCGACGACCGCCGCGAGGTCGAGCTGGCACTCGACGAGCTCGAGGTGGCGCGCAGCGCCGTCGCCCGCAACCGGGCCCTCTCCGAGACCGTGCTGGCCCAGGCGGAACGCATGTCGGCGCGCCTGCTGGAGCTGCTCGGCACCTCCCGCGGCGCGCCGCCGTCCGCGGACCGGCTGCCGGTGGACGCCGTCGAGGACCTGGTCGGCGACCGTTTCGCCGACGTCGTCGGCGTCCACCCGGACCGGGTGCGGCTCCAGCGGCAGCTCCCCGCCGAGGACCTGTTCGGCGGGGCGCGGCGGCTGGACGCGATAGGGATAGGGCTCAACCTGCTCGTCCAGAACTACAGCGGACGCCGCCTGGTCCGTCTCGCCGAGTCCGGCTGCCGGGTGCGGCTGCTCTTCCTCAACCCGGCCAGCAGTGCCGTCCGGCGCCGCGAGCGCGAGCTGGGCCTGAAGAAGGGCGAACTGAGCCGCACCGTGGAGATGAACATCCTGCACATGCGGCGGGTCCGCTCCCGGCTGCGCGACCCGGGCGCGTTCGAGATCCACGTGTTCGACGAGACGCCCCGCTTCACCGCCTACCTGGTGGACGGCGACGGGCCGGACGGCCTCGCCGTCGTCCAGTCCTACCTGCGCCGGGTGCGCGGCATGGAGGCTCCGGTCCTGGTGCTGCGCGGCGGCCGCCGCGACCTCGTGCAGGGCGGGTCCACCGGGGCCGACGCCGGCGAGCACGGCCTCTTCGGCACCTACCGCGAGGAGTTCGAGTCGGTCTGGACCGACTCGCGCCCCGTCTCCTGA
- a CDS encoding stealth family protein: MTPRAKRKAADQVWQLRHGRDRRRTAAADDRLRSVVVGGRETYGRVVDGFTAAGAADRNLGIAVGALETAGAAYFLIPSARIRHTVGVHECHRPAFLAALREQNAATAVFVAQPLLGGRLKNTSLCMDGALREGLESSRVLRVGEIQLGPAGQVLAGTALGCDVEFWQDGAEILAGPRAEAELARVSPQASEDVFGRSLVAPRRNRVADVVPSDEQTPAVLEVRGREIPTFAAFATPTVSDVTFPVDVVYTWVDGEEPAMRRKRAHYKGLGTADILDKEVNASRYTSHDELKYSLRSLQMHADFVRHVYVVTDGQKPDWLDDEADGITVVDHRDIFPADVLPVFNSHAIETRLHHIPGLSDHYLYFNDDVFVGRRVTPEHFFHGSGAMRVPVSPLKIGVGKPHAEETATNSASKNVRRLIRQRFGRITTNNFMHTPLPQQRETLRELEQMFAEDVARTTATRFRSPQDIAMTAPLLYQYALLTGKGCAASFNFRYVNISREDADRRLDDLRRRRRFDFFCLNDVDVPAEERDAVLGRMHAFLEDYFPFPSTFEKKPER, translated from the coding sequence ATGACTCCACGGGCGAAGCGGAAGGCCGCCGACCAGGTCTGGCAGCTGCGCCACGGACGGGACCGGCGCCGGACCGCGGCAGCCGACGACCGGTTGCGGTCCGTCGTGGTCGGCGGGCGCGAGACCTACGGCCGGGTCGTGGACGGCTTCACCGCCGCCGGTGCGGCCGACCGCAACCTCGGCATCGCGGTCGGCGCCCTGGAGACGGCCGGAGCGGCCTACTTCCTGATCCCCTCGGCCCGCATACGCCACACCGTCGGCGTGCACGAGTGCCACCGTCCCGCCTTCCTCGCCGCGCTGCGGGAGCAGAACGCGGCGACCGCCGTCTTCGTCGCCCAGCCGCTGCTGGGCGGTCGCCTGAAGAACACCTCGCTGTGCATGGACGGGGCGCTTCGGGAGGGACTGGAGTCCTCCCGCGTGCTGCGCGTGGGCGAGATCCAGCTCGGTCCCGCCGGGCAGGTCCTCGCCGGGACCGCGCTCGGCTGCGACGTCGAGTTCTGGCAGGACGGCGCCGAGATCCTGGCGGGCCCCCGCGCCGAGGCCGAGCTGGCCCGGGTCTCCCCGCAGGCGTCCGAGGACGTCTTCGGACGGTCCCTCGTCGCCCCGCGCCGGAACCGGGTCGCCGACGTCGTGCCGTCCGACGAGCAGACGCCCGCGGTCCTGGAGGTCCGGGGGCGGGAGATCCCCACCTTCGCCGCATTCGCCACGCCCACGGTCTCCGACGTGACCTTCCCGGTCGACGTCGTCTACACCTGGGTCGACGGCGAAGAGCCCGCCATGCGGCGCAAACGCGCCCACTACAAGGGCCTGGGCACCGCGGACATCCTCGACAAGGAGGTCAACGCGTCCCGGTACACCAGCCACGACGAACTGAAGTACTCGCTGCGCTCCCTCCAGATGCATGCCGACTTCGTCCGCCACGTGTACGTCGTGACCGACGGGCAGAAGCCGGACTGGCTGGACGACGAGGCCGACGGCATCACCGTCGTCGACCACCGCGACATCTTCCCCGCCGACGTGCTCCCCGTGTTCAACTCGCACGCCATCGAGACCCGGCTGCACCACATCCCCGGGCTGTCGGACCACTACCTGTACTTCAACGACGACGTGTTCGTCGGCCGCCGGGTGACCCCGGAGCACTTCTTCCACGGCAGCGGCGCCATGCGCGTGCCGGTCTCCCCGCTCAAGATCGGGGTCGGCAAGCCCCATGCGGAGGAGACCGCGACCAACTCCGCGAGCAAGAACGTACGGCGCCTGATCCGGCAGCGCTTCGGCCGCATCACGACGAACAACTTCATGCACACCCCGCTCCCGCAGCAGCGGGAGACGCTCCGGGAACTGGAGCAGATGTTCGCGGAGGACGTCGCCAGGACCACGGCCACCCGCTTCCGGTCGCCGCAGGACATCGCCATGACCGCGCCGCTGCTCTACCAGTACGCCCTCCTCACCGGGAAGGGCTGCGCCGCGAGCTTCAACTTCCGCTACGTCAACATCAGCCGCGAGGACGCCGACCGGAGACTCGACGACCTGCGGCGCCGCAGACGCTTCGACTTCTTCTGCCTCAACGACGTCGACGTGCCGGCCGAGGAGCGGGACGCCGTACTGGGGCGCATGCACGCCTTCCTGGAGGACTACTTCCCCTTCCCGAGCACGTTCGAGAAGAAGCCCGAACGGTAG
- a CDS encoding stealth conserved region 3 domain-containing protein, whose amino-acid sequence MKHRAYTRLKDHLFRPAKRALLVLRIRLLACCWALRCALPRRRVRGELGDVRRVAVGPFRAHGRVVDHYTAAGAAAEDLAAVTGMLEDAALPYFLVSEPGARRHVLGVEEVHRRAVLELAARCFRDTPGYVAAVGDGGRLLSLALWADGGVPRAVLRAQVLRTGTVRLGPGGQVLHGVEGGCEVEFWRRGASLAPVYPENRPWLSVPARQLGDDFAAALLSPRRNRVSEVVPATAQQPVATVVGGHRIATFQPFADPGVDEVRFPVDVVYTWVDGDDPAMAAKRGAYGGEDRGGIADRETGPSRYTSHDELRFSLRSLDMYAPFVRHVYLVTDGQIPEWLDPASDWVTVVDHREILPADALPVFNSHAIESRLHHIPGLSDRYLYFNDDVFVNRPVRAESFFHGNGLAKLPFSPYKLGLGHPYPLEPAPNSAGKNARELVRRTFGRHITAKFQHVPHPQLLAVLREIEAAGFEEFRRTAYSRFRSTRDVASAATLHHHWALLTGRAVPAEYTLRYADLGSPDLRERLARLERGEDVDFFCVNDVDTTPGTRAAAGPAVHAFLERRFPFPGRAERSGPAVRLDGPAAAKRLVTPHMDGGRPVRLQASA is encoded by the coding sequence ATGAAGCACCGCGCGTACACCAGGCTGAAGGACCACCTGTTCCGTCCCGCCAAGCGGGCCCTGCTGGTCCTGCGCATCCGTCTGCTCGCCTGCTGCTGGGCGCTGCGCTGCGCTCTGCCCCGCCGCCGGGTGCGCGGGGAACTCGGGGACGTCCGCCGGGTCGCCGTGGGCCCCTTCCGCGCGCACGGCCGCGTCGTGGACCACTACACGGCGGCAGGGGCGGCGGCGGAGGACCTCGCGGCGGTCACCGGCATGCTGGAGGACGCGGCCCTGCCCTACTTCCTGGTGTCCGAGCCCGGTGCGCGGCGGCACGTGCTGGGCGTGGAGGAGGTCCACCGCCGCGCTGTGCTCGAACTGGCCGCGCGGTGCTTCCGGGACACCCCCGGCTACGTCGCGGCCGTCGGCGACGGCGGGCGGCTGCTGTCGCTCGCGCTCTGGGCCGACGGCGGTGTGCCCCGCGCGGTGCTCCGGGCACAGGTGCTGCGCACCGGCACCGTCCGGCTGGGTCCGGGCGGACAGGTCCTGCACGGTGTGGAGGGCGGCTGCGAGGTCGAGTTCTGGCGCCGCGGCGCCTCCCTCGCCCCGGTCTACCCGGAGAACCGGCCCTGGCTGTCCGTGCCCGCACGCCAACTCGGCGACGACTTCGCCGCGGCGCTTCTCTCCCCGCGCCGCAACCGCGTCTCCGAGGTCGTCCCTGCAACGGCGCAGCAGCCCGTCGCCACCGTGGTGGGCGGCCACCGGATCGCGACGTTCCAGCCGTTCGCGGACCCCGGGGTGGACGAGGTGAGGTTCCCCGTGGACGTCGTCTACACCTGGGTGGACGGCGACGATCCCGCGATGGCGGCGAAACGCGGCGCCTACGGCGGCGAGGACCGCGGCGGCATCGCCGACCGCGAGACCGGGCCGTCCCGCTACACCAGCCACGACGAACTGCGGTTCTCCCTGCGCTCTCTCGACATGTACGCCCCCTTCGTGCGGCACGTCTACCTGGTCACGGACGGGCAGATACCGGAGTGGCTCGACCCGGCGTCCGACTGGGTCACCGTGGTGGACCACCGCGAGATCCTCCCGGCCGACGCGCTGCCCGTGTTCAACTCGCACGCCATCGAAAGCCGGCTGCACCACATCCCGGGTCTCTCCGACCGCTACCTCTACTTCAACGACGACGTCTTCGTGAACCGCCCGGTCCGGGCCGAGAGCTTCTTCCACGGCAACGGCCTGGCCAAGCTGCCCTTCTCGCCCTACAAACTCGGGCTCGGCCACCCCTATCCGCTCGAGCCCGCTCCCAACTCGGCGGGGAAGAACGCGCGCGAACTCGTGCGACGCACCTTCGGACGCCACATCACCGCCAAGTTCCAGCACGTGCCGCACCCCCAACTGCTGGCCGTGCTCAGGGAGATCGAGGCAGCCGGCTTCGAGGAGTTCCGGCGGACCGCCTACTCGCGGTTCCGCTCGACCCGTGACGTGGCCTCCGCCGCCACCCTCCACCACCACTGGGCGCTGCTCACCGGCCGCGCGGTCCCCGCCGAGTACACCCTGCGGTACGCGGACCTGGGCAGCCCCGACCTCCGCGAGCGGCTCGCCCGTCTGGAGCGGGGTGAGGACGTCGACTTCTTCTGCGTCAACGACGTGGACACCACCCCCGGGACCAGGGCGGCGGCCGGACCGGCCGTCCACGCCTTCCTCGAACGCCGGTTCCCCTTTCCCGGTCGTGCCGAGCGATCCGGGCCCGCCGTGCGGCTGGACGGGCCGGCGGCGGCGAAGCGGCTGGTCACCCCTCACATGGACGGCGGACGCCCGGTGCGGCTCCAGGCATCCGCCTGA
- a CDS encoding NAD-dependent epimerase/dehydratase family protein, with protein MKLLMLGGTGFVGRAVVEDALARGWEVTVLNRGLRPPVEGVRELHGDRTEEGGPEALRAGEWDLVVDTWSSAPTAVRDAARLLAGRAGQYAYISSGSVYRFPPPAGNDERGPVVDASPDDGATDYRQDKRGGELAAQREFGADRTLLVRAGLILGPYEDVGRLPWWLNRIDRGGPVLAPGPRDLGIQYIDARDLARWTLDALVAGLHGPYNTISRPGHATMGELLAECVAATGSDAELRWADPAVIEAAGIEGWTGLPVWLPPGEVYDAMHRGDVSRAHAAGLVCRPVAETVRDTWAWLRSLGGDAPHRADRAAKGISPAQEAAALRALGA; from the coding sequence ATGAAGCTGCTGATGCTGGGTGGGACGGGTTTCGTCGGGCGCGCCGTCGTGGAGGACGCGCTGGCCAGAGGCTGGGAGGTGACGGTCCTCAACCGCGGCCTGCGGCCACCGGTCGAGGGCGTCCGGGAACTGCACGGCGACCGTACGGAGGAGGGCGGCCCGGAGGCGCTGCGGGCGGGGGAGTGGGACCTGGTCGTCGACACCTGGTCCTCCGCACCGACGGCCGTGCGCGACGCGGCGCGGCTGCTCGCCGGCCGCGCCGGCCAATACGCCTACATCTCCAGCGGGTCCGTCTACCGCTTCCCGCCTCCGGCGGGCAACGACGAGCGGGGCCCGGTCGTGGACGCGTCCCCGGACGACGGCGCCACCGACTACCGGCAGGACAAGCGGGGCGGAGAGCTGGCCGCCCAGCGCGAGTTCGGCGCGGACCGCACGCTGCTGGTGCGCGCCGGGCTCATCCTCGGCCCGTACGAGGACGTCGGCCGGCTGCCGTGGTGGCTGAACCGCATCGACCGGGGCGGTCCGGTTCTCGCCCCCGGGCCGCGCGACCTGGGAATTCAGTACATCGACGCGCGGGACCTGGCGCGCTGGACGCTGGACGCCCTGGTAGCCGGCCTGCACGGGCCCTACAACACGATCTCCCGGCCCGGCCACGCCACGATGGGGGAGCTGCTGGCGGAGTGCGTGGCGGCCACCGGTTCCGACGCGGAGCTGCGCTGGGCGGACCCCGCGGTGATCGAGGCGGCGGGGATCGAGGGATGGACGGGGCTGCCGGTGTGGCTGCCGCCGGGCGAGGTGTACGACGCGATGCACCGGGGGGACGTGTCGCGGGCCCACGCGGCGGGGCTGGTGTGCCGGCCGGTTGCGGAGACCGTACGCGACACGTGGGCGTGGCTGCGGTCCCTCGGCGGGGACGCACCCCACCGTGCCGACCGCGCGGCCAAGGGCATCTCGCCCGCGCAGGAGGCCGCGGCTCTCCGCGCCCTCGGCGCCTGA